One region of Camelina sativa cultivar DH55 chromosome 6, Cs, whole genome shotgun sequence genomic DNA includes:
- the LOC104792647 gene encoding protein SCAR2-like isoform X1, producing MPLTRYQSRNEYGLADPDLYQAADKDDPEALLEGVAMAGLVGILRQLGDLAEFAAEMFHDLHEEVMATASRSHGLMARVQQLEAEFPSIEKALLCQTDHSPFFSYKGVEWHPNLQLEQSVVTRGDLPRCVMDSYEECRGPPRLFLLDKFDISGAGACLKRYTDPSFVRLETSSYEESWDDIQKEKKSQKAKRRATQWRNGGTPENALSSHAKLHELFLEEHLETHHLDPARVVKLKTRKLDGCTLISKSGESYMEKFVQTRVDSKISYEIITQNPGLLTWNMDSTRDIVTDIPEISMVDAMEKSHGGSSAEVSLPSEQENVTNGNLNRGLIEKDIETVPESTSYNEVHGTTFTKDSQTNLNEKPGLFQQRSYSEDLTSDADNYVDAPATMESETETDDEYRTKNRSDALKDENHHTYSDADEERMEDPPQFSFFHSNGNTPVSENGRSSFGKRSTSYSYSDTASVSIDDQSDGEKLSGCLPSTSSFKSELHVTPEASKVSNDYNVHESVSSSNVDGQTSLRSNDTCSSPRPVSQNDESCPRTVQSLAPVDIGNSPELDRLDLINGGNDVSKVDPIDCSRSRASFDAKNSNFPSESSSISSTSEGSRCYTTIEKNDMVDCSSDLVKSATSPQVFVDIQTGEQLRSGDNDIETNSTVAWSKVVANSGSDPEGHDGSSLAGKLLPCSAGKGMEVSPDIPDKVCGPSTVDEIHLKNALGDETDCVTVTNVVADVDSENLVTDVNSQNSVDSQTPVADVGSQNSVAEISNEHSGAFGNTAGVSVSESHEDTLENGMSMPAEVNSKLTFDFNSGGEKLGGDASSACSKSDEHISDEGFHDLSGLDNATTDIVPNIELDVSDNDSDTSSGGVNHAVSLSSTSLNGSLPWIPINTYRSSPKAGEICQDTVVESDGTLPAEDNLESEIKMQKSPQEVSSEGLNTSLDNNDLASCESISPKPSQDQRHRDTETSYPGESILVDNCIDSSPVNNLNLIESEALEQTVREQTPCASHTVPDEEFLQSNVFGGLEFVPQSAGLDFAPQSAGIELNRPNQELNLDPTFPSFGLIPETTPPNQEDMPPLPPLPPMQWRIGKVPHSFPTFMGESVETSSSVLSAAPPSDFSLDVQIGSKSPEMSVSLGSDESEQLPGGFVNNASETPLQSSIQFPTIDADSNSQYDSPELPTMPNQGCIEDFGSEVNNLLADNAVQNHELVYSQEPSLQQPQDLSAKYEDLKDDTDFVYSQEPSLQQPQDLSAKYEDLKDDTDFVYSQEPSLQQPQDLSAKYEDLKDDTDFVYSQEPSLQLPQDLSADLKDDTDVLVSLSSTDDHHCPETKSLTPTQSTKVEDESHCVPDASNADTAEPSNTSVQKIIPGAAGDAMWPVNAFSVAPTLDTDKPEVVPTVRLPRPRSPLVDAVAAHDRRTMKKVSEMVHPPIKSKQDDKDSLLAQIRNKSVNLKPAAATRPSIQTGPKTNIRVAAILEKANTIRQAMAGSDEDEDSDSWSDS from the exons ATGCCGTTGACGAGGTACCAGTCTCGTAACGAGTACGGATTAGCAGATCCGGATCTGTACCAAGCTGCTGATAAAGATGACCCCGAAGCTCTGCTTGAAGGTGTCGCCATGGCTGGTCTCGTTGGTATATTGCGTCAACTCGGTGATCTCGCCGA GTTTGCTGCTGAGATGTTTCATGACTTGCACGAAGAAGTAATGGCAACTGCTTCTAGAAGCCATGGTCTAATGGCTCGTGTACAGCAACTGGAAGCAGAGTTCCCTTCTATAGAGAAGGCATTACTATGTCAGACCGATCATTCACCTTTTTTCTCTTATAAAG GTGTGGAATGGCATCCGAATCTACAATTGGAACAGAGTGTGGTTACACGTGGTGACTTACCCCGTTGTGTTATGGATTCTTATGAGGAATGCAGAGGTCCCCCAAGGCTATTTCTTTTGGACAA ATTTGATATCTCGGGAGCTGGAGCATGCTTGAAACGCTACACCGATCCATCATTTGTTAGGCTCGAAACGTCTTCATATGAAGAATCATGGGATGATATtcagaaagagaagaaatcacAGAAAGCAAAG AGAAGAGCTACTCAATGGAGGAATGGAGGAACACCTGAAAATGCACTATCATCACATGCCAA ATTGCATGAATTGTTTTTGGAGGAGCATTTAGAGACTCATCATTTAGACCCAGCGCGCGTTGTGAAGTTGAAAACTAGAAAGCTAGATGGGTGTACCCTTATTTCAAAATCAGGGGAAAGCTACATGGAGAAATTTGTGCAGACACGTGTAGATAGTAAAATAAGTTATGAAATAATCACCCAAAACCCCGGATTGTTGACATGGAATATGGATAGTACTAGAGACATAGTAACCGATATACCTGAAATCAGTATGGTGGATGCTATGGAGAAGTCTCACGGAGGAAGCAGCGCAGAGGTTTCATTACCAAGTGAGCAGGAAAATGTGACAAATGGTAACTTAAATAGGGGTTTGATTGAAAAAGATATAGAGACAGTGCCTGAATCTACTTCTTACAATGAAGTCCATGGTACAACTTTTACAAAGGATTCACAAACTAATTTGAACGAGAAGCCAGGATTATTTCAACAGAGGAGTTATTCTGAAGATTTGACCAGTGATGCTGACAATTATGTTGACGCACCAGCGACCATGGAGTCGGAAACAGAAACAGACGATGAGTATAGAACTAAGAACAGATCAGATGCTTTGAAGGATGAGAACCATCATACATATTCTGATGCGGATGAAGAGAGGATGGAGGACCCacctcaattttcattttttcattcaaatGGAAACACACCTGTGTCAGAAAATGGGAGAAGCTCATTCGGGAAACGGAGCACTAGTTATTCTTACTCGGACACTGCAAGCGTATCCATCGATGATCAGTCTGATGGAGAGAAACTTTCTGGATGTTTACCTTCTACTTCTAGTTTTAAGAGTGAGCTGCATGTAACTCCTGAAGCCAGCAAAGTGTCTAATGATTATAATGTTCATGAATCAGTTAGTAGTAGCAATGTAGATGGCCAGACATCATTAAGATCGAATGATACATGTTCAAGTCCAAGGCCAGTCTCTCAGAATGATGAATCATGTCCACGGACTGTTCAATCGTTAGCACCAGTAGACATTGGAAATTCTCCAGAACTTGATAGGCTTGATCTAATTAACGGAGGCAATGATGTAAGCAAGGTGGATCCAATCGATTGTTCTAGATCCCGTGCATCTTTTGATGCTAAAAACTCTAACTTCCCTTCTGAATCTTCGTCAATTAGTTCAACTTCTGAGGGAAGCAGATGCTATACTACCATTGAGAAGAACGATATGGTTGATTGTTCTTCAGATTTAGTAAAGTCAGCCACTAGTCCTCAAGTTTTTGTTGATATCCAAACAGGTGAACAGTTACGTAGCGGTGATAATGATATTGAGACAAACTCTACCGTTGCTTGGTCTAAAGTTGTAGCAAACTCAGGTAGCGATCCTGAAGGCCATGATGGTAGTAGCCTAGCAGGGAAGCTGTTACCTTGCTCAGCTGGGAAGGGGATGGAAGTTTCACCTGATATTCCCGATAAAGTCTGTGGTCCAAGTACAGTAGAtgaaattcatttaaaaaatgcTCTGGGTGATGAAACTGATTGTGTAACAGTGACTAATGTAGTGGCCGACGTTGATTCTGAAAATTTAGTAACCGACGTAAATTCTCAAAATTCAGTTGATTCTCAGACTCCAGTTGCTGATGTTGGTTCTCAAAATTCAGTTGCTGAGATCTCCAATGAACATTCAGGTGCATTTGGCAACACGGCTGGTGTATCTGTTTCAGAGTCCCATGAAGACACACTAGAGAATGGAATGTCCATGCCTGCTGAAGTCAATAGTAAGCTGACTTTTGATTTTAACTCGGGAGGAGAGAAATTGGGGGGAGATGCTTCATCTGCTTGTAGCAAAAGCGATGAACATATCTCTGATGAAGGTTTTCATGACCTTTCAGGGCTGGACAATGCAACTACAGACATTGTCCCGAACATAGAGCTTGATGTATCTGATAATGACAGTGACACTTCCAGTGGTGGTGTTAACCATGCCGTTAGCCTGTCATCTACTAGTTTGAATGGTTCTCTACCTTGGATTCCGATTAATACTTATCGATCGTCTCCTAAAGCTGGAGAGATTTGCCAAGACACAGTAGTAGAGTCTGATGGGACACTACCAGCAGAGGATAATCTAGAGTCAGAGATAAAAATGCAGAAAAGCCCACAGGAAGTGTCCTCAGAAGGTCTGAATACTTCCCTAGACAACAATGACCTGGCAAGTTGTGAATCTATAAGTCCCAAGCCATCTCAGGATCAAAGGCACAGAGACACAGAAACCAGTTATCCTGGTGAGAGCATTCTTGTTGATAATTGTATAGATTCCTCGCCAGTGAATAATCTGAACCTCATAGAGAGTGAGGCTCTCGAGCAGACAGTTAGAGAGCAAACACCTTGTGCAAGCCATACAGTTCCAGATGAGGAATTTCTGCAGTCAAATGTTTTCGGAGGTTTAGAGTTTGTACCACAATCAGCTGGCTTAGATTTTGCACCCCAATCTGCAGGTATAGAATTGAACAGACCTAACCAAGAACTGAATCTGGATCCTACTTTTCCTAGCTTTGGCTTGATCCCTGAGACTACTCCACCCAATCAGGAGGACATGCCACCGCTGCCACCCCTTCCTCCTATGCAATGGCGTATTGGGAAGGTTCCACATTCTTTTCCTACCTTCATGGGGGAATCAGTCGAAACCAGTAGTTCTGTTCTATCAGCGGCACCACCCAGTGATTTTAGCTTGGACGTTCAAATTGGGTCTAAATCACCAGAGATGTCTGTATCCTTAGGAAGTGACGAATCAGAACAACTTCCTGGAGGGTTTGTGAACAATGCATCAGAAACGCCGTTGCAATCATCCATTCAGTTCCCAACCATTGACGCTGATTCGAATAGTCAGTATGACAGTCCTGAGCTCCCTACAATGCCTAATCAGGGATGTATAGAGGATTTTGGTTCTGAAGTGAACAATCTTTTGGCTGATAATGCAGTTCAGAACCACGAGCTCGTTTATTCACAAGAGCCGTCATTGCAGCAGCCTCAGGATCTATCGGCAAAATACGAAGATCTCAAGGACGATACAGATTTCGTTTATTCACAAGAGCCGTCATTGCAGCAGCCTCAGGATCTATCGGCAAAATACGAAGATCTCAAGGACGATACAGATTTCGTTTATTCACAAGAGCCGTCATTGCAGCAGCCTCAGGATCTATCGGCAAAATACGAAGATCTCAAGGACGATACAGATTTCGTTTATTCACAAGAGCCGTCACTGCAGCTGCCTCAAGATCTATCGGCAGATTTGAAGGACGATACAGATGTGCTTGTGTCACTAAGCTCAACCGATGATCACCATTGTCCTGAAACCAAATCCCTGACACCAACTCAATCAACAAAGGTAGAAGATGAGAGTCATTGTGTTCCTGATGCTTCAAATGCAGATACAGCAGAACCATCAAACACGTCAGTTCAGAAGATAATTCCTGGTGCAGCGGGAGATGCTATGTGGCCTGTCAACGCGTTCTCTGTTGCACCTACCTTGGACACAGATAAGCCAGAAGTGGTCCCTACGGTTCGGCTTCCTCGGCCAAGAAGTCCGCTTGTTGATGCCGTTGCAGCTCATGACAGACGCACG ATGAAGAAAGTCTCTGAGATGGTCCACCCACCAATTAAATCAAAGCAAGATGACAAAGATTCGTTGCTCGCGCAAATTCGAAATAAG TCCGTCAATCTGAAGCCTGCAGCAGCTACACGACCCAGCATCCAAACTGGTCCTAAAACGAATATAAGGGTAGCTGCAATCTTAGAGAAAGCAAACACAATACGCCAG GCAATGGCTGGAAGCGACGAGGACGAAGATTCAGATAGTTGGAGTGACTCTTAA
- the LOC104792647 gene encoding protein SCAR2-like isoform X2, translating to MPLTRYQSRNEYGLADPDLYQAADKDDPEALLEGVAMAGLVGILRQLGDLAEFAAEMFHDLHEEVMATASRSHGLMARVQQLEAEFPSIEKALLCQTDHSPFFSYKGVEWHPNLQLEQSVVTRGDLPRCVMDSYEECRGPPRLFLLDKFDISGAGACLKRYTDPSFVRLETSSYEESWDDIQKEKKSQKAKRRATQWRNGGTPENALSSHAKLHELFLEEHLETHHLDPARVVKLKTRKLDGCTLISKSGESYMEKFVQTRVDSKISYEIITQNPGLLTWNMDSTRDIVTDIPEISMVDAMEKSHGGSSAEVSLPSEQENVTNGNLNRGLIEKDIETVPESTSYNEVHGTTFTKDSQTNLNEKPGLFQQRSYSEDLTSDADNYVDAPATMESETETDDEYRTKNRSDALKDENHHTYSDADEERMEDPPQFSFFHSNGNTPVSENGRSSFGKRSTSYSYSDTASVSIDDQSDGEKLSGCLPSTSSFKSELHVTPEASKVSNDYNVHESVSSSNVDGQTSLRSNDTCSSPRPVSQNDESCPRTVQSLAPVDIGNSPELDRLDLINGGNDVSKVDPIDCSRSRASFDAKNSNFPSESSSISSTSEGSRCYTTIEKNDMVDCSSDLVKSATSPQVFVDIQTGEQLRSGDNDIETNSTVAWSKVVANSGSDPEGHDGSSLAGKLLPCSAGKGMEVSPDIPDKVCGPSTVDEIHLKNALGDETDCVTVTNVVADVDSENLVTDVNSQNSVDSQTPVADVGSQNSVAEISNEHSGAFGNTAGVSVSESHEDTLENGMSMPAEVNSKLTFDFNSGGEKLGGDASSACSKSDEHISDEGFHDLSGLDNATTDIVPNIELDVSDNDSDTSSGGVNHAVSLSSTSLNGSLPWIPINTYRSSPKAGEICQDTVVESDGTLPAEDNLESEIKMQKSPQEVSSEGLNTSLDNNDLASCESISPKPSQDQRHRDTETSYPGESILVDNCIDSSPVNNLNLIESEALEQTVREQTPCASHTVPDEEFLQSNVFGGLEFVPQSAGLDFAPQSAGIELNRPNQELNLDPTFPSFGLIPETTPPNQEDMPPLPPLPPMQWRIGKVPHSFPTFMGESVETSSSVLSAAPPSDFSLDVQIGSKSPEMSVSLGSDESEQLPGGFVNNASETPLQSSIQFPTIDADSNSQYDSPELPTMPNQGCIEDFGSEVNNLLADNAVQNHELVYSQEPSLQQPQDLSAKYEDLKDDTDFVYSQEPSLQQPQDLSAKYEDLKDDTDFVYSQEPSLQLPQDLSADLKDDTDVLVSLSSTDDHHCPETKSLTPTQSTKVEDESHCVPDASNADTAEPSNTSVQKIIPGAAGDAMWPVNAFSVAPTLDTDKPEVVPTVRLPRPRSPLVDAVAAHDRRTMKKVSEMVHPPIKSKQDDKDSLLAQIRNKSVNLKPAAATRPSIQTGPKTNIRVAAILEKANTIRQAMAGSDEDEDSDSWSDS from the exons ATGCCGTTGACGAGGTACCAGTCTCGTAACGAGTACGGATTAGCAGATCCGGATCTGTACCAAGCTGCTGATAAAGATGACCCCGAAGCTCTGCTTGAAGGTGTCGCCATGGCTGGTCTCGTTGGTATATTGCGTCAACTCGGTGATCTCGCCGA GTTTGCTGCTGAGATGTTTCATGACTTGCACGAAGAAGTAATGGCAACTGCTTCTAGAAGCCATGGTCTAATGGCTCGTGTACAGCAACTGGAAGCAGAGTTCCCTTCTATAGAGAAGGCATTACTATGTCAGACCGATCATTCACCTTTTTTCTCTTATAAAG GTGTGGAATGGCATCCGAATCTACAATTGGAACAGAGTGTGGTTACACGTGGTGACTTACCCCGTTGTGTTATGGATTCTTATGAGGAATGCAGAGGTCCCCCAAGGCTATTTCTTTTGGACAA ATTTGATATCTCGGGAGCTGGAGCATGCTTGAAACGCTACACCGATCCATCATTTGTTAGGCTCGAAACGTCTTCATATGAAGAATCATGGGATGATATtcagaaagagaagaaatcacAGAAAGCAAAG AGAAGAGCTACTCAATGGAGGAATGGAGGAACACCTGAAAATGCACTATCATCACATGCCAA ATTGCATGAATTGTTTTTGGAGGAGCATTTAGAGACTCATCATTTAGACCCAGCGCGCGTTGTGAAGTTGAAAACTAGAAAGCTAGATGGGTGTACCCTTATTTCAAAATCAGGGGAAAGCTACATGGAGAAATTTGTGCAGACACGTGTAGATAGTAAAATAAGTTATGAAATAATCACCCAAAACCCCGGATTGTTGACATGGAATATGGATAGTACTAGAGACATAGTAACCGATATACCTGAAATCAGTATGGTGGATGCTATGGAGAAGTCTCACGGAGGAAGCAGCGCAGAGGTTTCATTACCAAGTGAGCAGGAAAATGTGACAAATGGTAACTTAAATAGGGGTTTGATTGAAAAAGATATAGAGACAGTGCCTGAATCTACTTCTTACAATGAAGTCCATGGTACAACTTTTACAAAGGATTCACAAACTAATTTGAACGAGAAGCCAGGATTATTTCAACAGAGGAGTTATTCTGAAGATTTGACCAGTGATGCTGACAATTATGTTGACGCACCAGCGACCATGGAGTCGGAAACAGAAACAGACGATGAGTATAGAACTAAGAACAGATCAGATGCTTTGAAGGATGAGAACCATCATACATATTCTGATGCGGATGAAGAGAGGATGGAGGACCCacctcaattttcattttttcattcaaatGGAAACACACCTGTGTCAGAAAATGGGAGAAGCTCATTCGGGAAACGGAGCACTAGTTATTCTTACTCGGACACTGCAAGCGTATCCATCGATGATCAGTCTGATGGAGAGAAACTTTCTGGATGTTTACCTTCTACTTCTAGTTTTAAGAGTGAGCTGCATGTAACTCCTGAAGCCAGCAAAGTGTCTAATGATTATAATGTTCATGAATCAGTTAGTAGTAGCAATGTAGATGGCCAGACATCATTAAGATCGAATGATACATGTTCAAGTCCAAGGCCAGTCTCTCAGAATGATGAATCATGTCCACGGACTGTTCAATCGTTAGCACCAGTAGACATTGGAAATTCTCCAGAACTTGATAGGCTTGATCTAATTAACGGAGGCAATGATGTAAGCAAGGTGGATCCAATCGATTGTTCTAGATCCCGTGCATCTTTTGATGCTAAAAACTCTAACTTCCCTTCTGAATCTTCGTCAATTAGTTCAACTTCTGAGGGAAGCAGATGCTATACTACCATTGAGAAGAACGATATGGTTGATTGTTCTTCAGATTTAGTAAAGTCAGCCACTAGTCCTCAAGTTTTTGTTGATATCCAAACAGGTGAACAGTTACGTAGCGGTGATAATGATATTGAGACAAACTCTACCGTTGCTTGGTCTAAAGTTGTAGCAAACTCAGGTAGCGATCCTGAAGGCCATGATGGTAGTAGCCTAGCAGGGAAGCTGTTACCTTGCTCAGCTGGGAAGGGGATGGAAGTTTCACCTGATATTCCCGATAAAGTCTGTGGTCCAAGTACAGTAGAtgaaattcatttaaaaaatgcTCTGGGTGATGAAACTGATTGTGTAACAGTGACTAATGTAGTGGCCGACGTTGATTCTGAAAATTTAGTAACCGACGTAAATTCTCAAAATTCAGTTGATTCTCAGACTCCAGTTGCTGATGTTGGTTCTCAAAATTCAGTTGCTGAGATCTCCAATGAACATTCAGGTGCATTTGGCAACACGGCTGGTGTATCTGTTTCAGAGTCCCATGAAGACACACTAGAGAATGGAATGTCCATGCCTGCTGAAGTCAATAGTAAGCTGACTTTTGATTTTAACTCGGGAGGAGAGAAATTGGGGGGAGATGCTTCATCTGCTTGTAGCAAAAGCGATGAACATATCTCTGATGAAGGTTTTCATGACCTTTCAGGGCTGGACAATGCAACTACAGACATTGTCCCGAACATAGAGCTTGATGTATCTGATAATGACAGTGACACTTCCAGTGGTGGTGTTAACCATGCCGTTAGCCTGTCATCTACTAGTTTGAATGGTTCTCTACCTTGGATTCCGATTAATACTTATCGATCGTCTCCTAAAGCTGGAGAGATTTGCCAAGACACAGTAGTAGAGTCTGATGGGACACTACCAGCAGAGGATAATCTAGAGTCAGAGATAAAAATGCAGAAAAGCCCACAGGAAGTGTCCTCAGAAGGTCTGAATACTTCCCTAGACAACAATGACCTGGCAAGTTGTGAATCTATAAGTCCCAAGCCATCTCAGGATCAAAGGCACAGAGACACAGAAACCAGTTATCCTGGTGAGAGCATTCTTGTTGATAATTGTATAGATTCCTCGCCAGTGAATAATCTGAACCTCATAGAGAGTGAGGCTCTCGAGCAGACAGTTAGAGAGCAAACACCTTGTGCAAGCCATACAGTTCCAGATGAGGAATTTCTGCAGTCAAATGTTTTCGGAGGTTTAGAGTTTGTACCACAATCAGCTGGCTTAGATTTTGCACCCCAATCTGCAGGTATAGAATTGAACAGACCTAACCAAGAACTGAATCTGGATCCTACTTTTCCTAGCTTTGGCTTGATCCCTGAGACTACTCCACCCAATCAGGAGGACATGCCACCGCTGCCACCCCTTCCTCCTATGCAATGGCGTATTGGGAAGGTTCCACATTCTTTTCCTACCTTCATGGGGGAATCAGTCGAAACCAGTAGTTCTGTTCTATCAGCGGCACCACCCAGTGATTTTAGCTTGGACGTTCAAATTGGGTCTAAATCACCAGAGATGTCTGTATCCTTAGGAAGTGACGAATCAGAACAACTTCCTGGAGGGTTTGTGAACAATGCATCAGAAACGCCGTTGCAATCATCCATTCAGTTCCCAACCATTGACGCTGATTCGAATAGTCAGTATGACAGTCCTGAGCTCCCTACAATGCCTAATCAGGGATGTATAGAGGATTTTGGTTCTGAAGTGAACAATCTTTTGGCTGATAATGCAGTTCAGAACCACGAGCTCGTTTATTCACAAGAGCCGTCATTGCAGCAGCCTCAGGATCTATCGGCAAAATACGAAG ATCTCAAGGACGATACAGATTTCGTTTATTCACAAGAGCCGTCATTGCAGCAGCCTCAGGATCTATCGGCAAAATACGAAGATCTCAAGGACGATACAGATTTCGTTTATTCACAAGAGCCGTCACTGCAGCTGCCTCAAGATCTATCGGCAGATTTGAAGGACGATACAGATGTGCTTGTGTCACTAAGCTCAACCGATGATCACCATTGTCCTGAAACCAAATCCCTGACACCAACTCAATCAACAAAGGTAGAAGATGAGAGTCATTGTGTTCCTGATGCTTCAAATGCAGATACAGCAGAACCATCAAACACGTCAGTTCAGAAGATAATTCCTGGTGCAGCGGGAGATGCTATGTGGCCTGTCAACGCGTTCTCTGTTGCACCTACCTTGGACACAGATAAGCCAGAAGTGGTCCCTACGGTTCGGCTTCCTCGGCCAAGAAGTCCGCTTGTTGATGCCGTTGCAGCTCATGACAGACGCACG ATGAAGAAAGTCTCTGAGATGGTCCACCCACCAATTAAATCAAAGCAAGATGACAAAGATTCGTTGCTCGCGCAAATTCGAAATAAG TCCGTCAATCTGAAGCCTGCAGCAGCTACACGACCCAGCATCCAAACTGGTCCTAAAACGAATATAAGGGTAGCTGCAATCTTAGAGAAAGCAAACACAATACGCCAG GCAATGGCTGGAAGCGACGAGGACGAAGATTCAGATAGTTGGAGTGACTCTTAA
- the LOC104792648 gene encoding uncharacterized protein LOC104792648 isoform X1 produces MGKSIPIKTGLRGASAVAAGFIKSSKPIRPVSSMDSPGKDSSSGTATATATTSDSSSRRFVPLSTVVSDCAKRWFKDTLEEAKAGNITMQVVLGQMYYSGYGVPKDAKKGRLWITKASRVRSSVWKVKDKRPGYNASDSDSESD; encoded by the exons atggGAAAATCGATTCCAATCAAAACAGGGCTAAGAGGAGCGTCAGCTGTAGCAGCTGGATTTATCAAATCCTCGAAACCGATCCGACCCGTTTCCTCCATGGACAGTCCCGGTAAAGATTCCTCATCCGGcaccgccaccgccaccgccacaACCAGCGATAGTAGTAGCCGACGCTTTGTTCCGCTTTCAACGGTGGTCTCTGATTGTGCGAAGCGGTGGTTCAAAGACACACTTGAGGAAGCTAAAGCTGGGAACATCACTATGCAGGTTGTATTGGGTCAGATGTATTACTCTGGCTATGGAGTCCCTAAAGATGCTAAAAAG GGGAGACTTTGGATTACAAAAGCATCAAGAGTTCGTTCTTCAGTGTGGAAAGTGAAAGATAAACGAccag GTTACAACGCAAGTGATTCTGATTCAGAGTCTGATTAG
- the LOC104792648 gene encoding uncharacterized protein LOC104792648 isoform X2 encodes MGKSIPIKTGLRGASAVAAGFIKSSKPIRPVSSMDSPGKDSSSGTATATATTSDSSSRRFVPLSTVVSDCAKRWFKDTLEEAKAGNITMQVVLGQMYYSGYGVPKDAKKTLDYKSIKSSFFSVESER; translated from the exons atggGAAAATCGATTCCAATCAAAACAGGGCTAAGAGGAGCGTCAGCTGTAGCAGCTGGATTTATCAAATCCTCGAAACCGATCCGACCCGTTTCCTCCATGGACAGTCCCGGTAAAGATTCCTCATCCGGcaccgccaccgccaccgccacaACCAGCGATAGTAGTAGCCGACGCTTTGTTCCGCTTTCAACGGTGGTCTCTGATTGTGCGAAGCGGTGGTTCAAAGACACACTTGAGGAAGCTAAAGCTGGGAACATCACTATGCAGGTTGTATTGGGTCAGATGTATTACTCTGGCTATGGAGTCCCTAAAGATGCTAAAAAG ACTTTGGATTACAAAAGCATCAAGAGTTCGTTCTTCAGTGTGGAAAGTGAAAGATAA